In the Planctomycetota bacterium genome, AAGGCTGCGGCAGGGGCGGCGGCCACCGCGGGACTCCTCATCGTGAAGCCGGGTGCCGTCCGCGGCCTGGAGGCCAACTCGAAGGTCGAGATCGGCATCGTGGGCCACGGGGGGCGCGGCGGATGGATCGCCAAACTCTTCCAGAAACACGGCGGGTACCAGTTCACGGCCATCGCCGACTACTTCCCGCAGGTAGCCGAGGCGGGCGGCGAGGCCCTTGGCGTCGAGAAGGCCCGCCGCTTCTCCGGCCTCTCCGGTTACAGGAAACTCATCGAGAGCAAGGTCCAGGCCGTGGTCCTGGAGACGCCGCCGTACTTCTTCCCGGAGCACGCGGCGGCGGCCGCGGCCGCCGGCTGCCACGTGTATATGGCCAAGCCGGTGGCGGTGGACGTCCCGGGGGCCCTGACGATCGAGGCCGCCGGCAAACGGGCCGCCGAGAAGAAGCGGTGCTTCCTGGTGGATTACCAGATGCCCACCGACCCGGTGAACATCGAGGTGGCCAAGCGCGTCCGCGAGGGCGGCGTGGGGCCCCTGGCCCAGGTCGTGACGACCGGCATCTGCG is a window encoding:
- a CDS encoding Gfo/Idh/MocA family oxidoreductase; this translates as MAESKTDGMGRRGFLKAAAGAAATAGLLIVKPGAVRGLEANSKVEIGIVGHGGRGGWIAKLFQKHGGYQFTAIADYFPQVAEAGGEALGVEKARRFSGLSGYRKLIESKVQAVVLETPPYFFPEHAAAAAAAGCHVYMAKPVAVDVPGALTIEAAGKRAAEKKRCFLVDYQMPTDPVNIEVAKRVREGGVGPLAQVVTTGICGGFGDPPRTATLESRLQHLVWVNDVALGCDYIGNFDIHAIDAAVWVLGKRPVAAMGASRIGRANPNSDGRDVCSVVYDYADGLVHNHFGQGLRNNTDGELSVRLYGQSANALL